GGTCTTTGATGCAACAGGCCAGCCTTCAGGCGTGTATTTTTATCGGATGTTTGTAGGAAGAAATGCCCTAACCGGTAAAATGATTCTTACCAAATAAACTATACTTCCGCTATGGTAAAAGGACGTTTCTTGTTGGAGACGTCCTTTTTTGCTCAAGCCCATACCAGCATGGCCCAGTATAATGAAAACTTTTAGCGTTTGGTCAACGAATCTTAGGCTTTGTGTCCGATCAGAAAATGCGCACATTTAGGAGATCGGAGCAAAGCCACTATAATCCGAGTGAACAAATGACTTGCATTTGTTCATCAGGCTGTTTCTGTATAGCTTTTGAAGCTATTTAATATGGCCTGCCAGCCCTTTCTTTGTAACTCGATAGGGTTTTCGGTTTCGGGATCAAACATCACGCAAACTTCGGTTTTCCCCTTTAGGTCTTTGAAGGTAACATGCACAACCCGTTCACCAAACGCATACGTAAAATGCTCACCTTCAATAATCTCCGTATAAATGGCTTCAAAGTCAAAGCCAAAGCTTCCATCTTTTGCTTCCATCCGTGCAATATATCGTCCGCCAACTTTCAAGTCATTCGTAGCGCTTGGGCAGTGCCAGCTTGAATCTGCAAAATTCCATTTTGTTATGTGTTCGGGCATTGTGTAGCAATTCCAAACCTTTTGTTTGTCCGCTGAAACGACCGCCGTTACCGTTATTTTGTTTGATGTCATGTTTTTATTCGGATATTTGATTGTGGTCGGTGAACATGATTTCCCATTGGTGTCCGTCAAGGTCTGCAAAGCTGTCGTAATACATCCAACCGTGGTCAGCTGGTTCCCGATAACGTGTTGCACCATTGTTCAATGCAAGATTGACCATTTTGTCCACCTGTTCTTTACTATCCACCTCAATAGCGGTCAAAACTTGCGTTGTTGTACCATCGGAAATGGGCTTGTTGGTAAAGGTGCTAAA
The Rhodothermia bacterium DNA segment above includes these coding regions:
- a CDS encoding glyoxalase/bleomycin resistance/extradiol dioxygenase family protein translates to MNVKSIFVNLPIKDLAKTREFWTTLGFSFNENFSDDKALCLVLHEGRMYSMLITHEMFSTFTNKPISDGTTTQVLTAIEVDSKEQVDKMVNLALNNGATRYREPADHGWMYYDSFADLDGHQWEIMFTDHNQISE
- a CDS encoding SRPBCC family protein — its product is MTSNKITVTAVVSADKQKVWNCYTMPEHITKWNFADSSWHCPSATNDLKVGGRYIARMEAKDGSFGFDFEAIYTEIIEGEHFTYAFGERVVHVTFKDLKGKTEVCVMFDPETENPIELQRKGWQAILNSFKSYTETA